The following coding sequences are from one Oncorhynchus clarkii lewisi isolate Uvic-CL-2024 chromosome 20, UVic_Ocla_1.0, whole genome shotgun sequence window:
- the LOC139376788 gene encoding peripheral myelin protein 22b has protein sequence MLLLLLGIVILHAAALVLLFVSTIVSAWTTGSTSSSDLWNNCSTLNGGYHCDPAYTGEWIQAVQALMILSIIFSFISLFLFFCQLFTLQKGGRFFVTGVFQILASLFVMSGAVIYTVMSPNWVPVSEAFGWAYILAWVAFPLALISGLIYVILRKRE, from the exons ATGCTGCTCCTTCTACTGGGAATTGTCATCCTGCACGCCGCAGCCCTAGTCCTCCTGTTTGTGTCAACAATTGTCAGC GCCTGGACAACAGGGTCCACTAGCAGCTCAGACCTCTGGAATAACTGCTCTACACTCAATGGAGGATACCACTGTGACCCAGCCTACACTGGAG AGTGGATCCAGGCAGTGCAGGCCCTGATGATCCTGTCCATCATCTTCagcttcatctctctcttcctgttcttcTGTCAGCTCTTCACCCTCCAGAAGGGAGGACGCTTCTTTGTCACTGGAGTCTTCCAGATCCTCGCCA GTCTGTTTGTGATGAGTGGAGCAGTGATCTACACAGTGATGAGTCCGAACTGGGTGCCAGTATCAGAGGCCTTCGGCTGGGCTTATATCCTGGCCTGGGTGGCCTTCCCTCTGGCCCTGATCAGCGGACTCATCTACGTCATCTTGAGAAAACGGGAATGA